A window from Bacillota bacterium encodes these proteins:
- a CDS encoding thiamine pyrophosphate-dependent dehydrogenase E1 component subunit alpha: protein MELSHEKMITMYRQMLRIRYFEDRVSKLFAEGVLPGFVHLYLGEEAVAVGVCSALNDDDYITSTHRGHGHIIAKGGKLDRAMAELYGKKTGYNKGKGGSMHMAHTELGILGANGIVGGGIPIATGAGLSAKMRGTKQVAVAFFGDGGSNQGTFHESINLASAFDLPVIYVCENNLYGVGTRQSKVRKVEHIADRAVGYAIPGVIVDGNDVLAVYRAANEAVERARRGEGPTLIECKTYRWHTHFEGEPDTYRTKEEVAEWKAKEPIGRFEVYLTTEKIATAQELESIRREVMDELEAAVKFAETSPEPELHEALEDVYA, encoded by the coding sequence ATGGAACTGTCTCATGAGAAGATGATCACAATGTATCGACAGATGCTGCGGATCAGGTACTTCGAAGACAGAGTATCGAAGCTTTTTGCCGAGGGTGTGCTGCCAGGCTTCGTGCACCTCTACCTTGGCGAAGAGGCCGTGGCAGTTGGAGTCTGCTCCGCTCTGAACGACGACGACTACATCACCAGCACTCACCGAGGCCACGGGCATATTATCGCGAAGGGCGGCAAGTTGGATAGGGCAATGGCCGAGCTCTACGGAAAGAAGACAGGATACAACAAAGGCAAGGGTGGGTCGATGCACATGGCTCACACCGAGCTCGGAATTCTCGGTGCGAACGGCATCGTCGGCGGAGGAATCCCGATAGCTACCGGCGCGGGCCTGTCTGCGAAGATGCGAGGCACCAAGCAGGTGGCCGTGGCCTTCTTCGGGGACGGTGGGTCCAACCAAGGGACCTTTCACGAGTCCATCAACCTGGCGTCCGCGTTCGACCTGCCAGTCATCTATGTCTGCGAGAACAACTTGTACGGCGTCGGAACCCGCCAGTCCAAAGTTCGGAAGGTCGAGCATATCGCCGACCGCGCAGTGGGTTACGCTATCCCCGGGGTCATAGTAGATGGCAACGACGTGCTCGCCGTATACAGGGCGGCAAACGAGGCGGTCGAACGGGCCCGGCGAGGTGAAGGTCCGACGTTGATCGAGTGCAAGACTTACAGATGGCATACGCACTTCGAGGGCGAGCCCGATACGTACCGTACGAAAGAGGAAGTGGCGGAGTGGAAGGCCAAAGAGCCGATCGGACGGTTTGAGGTGTACCTAACCACAGAGAAGATCGCTACTGCCCAAGAGCTTGAGAGCATCCGGCGTGAGGTGATGGATGAGCTCGAGGCCGCTGTGAAGTTCGCCGAGACCAGCCCGGAGCCGGAACTCCATGAGGCTCTTGAGGACGTCTATGCGTGA
- a CDS encoding TIM barrel protein, producing the protein MKFSACIEMLFTEVPFLERLTKAKEWGFDGVEFWNWDNKDLSTIVDRAASLGLEIVTFQSNLGGTLIDPKDRPRFVANIATSIEKARSAGVKRLFLLTDELSEDRSVKPLPYEISSEEKYESVLAGLKELAPIAEKAGVTLVLEPLNTLVDHKGYYLNNSKLGFKLIREVASPNIRLLYDFYHMQIMEGNLITTISENIDAIGHVHVADVPGRHQPGTGEINYRKVYEALKHAGYSGYVGFEFEPTGSTEEALAEVKNIFEF; encoded by the coding sequence ATGAAGTTCAGCGCTTGTATTGAGATGCTATTTACGGAGGTTCCTTTTCTGGAGAGGCTTACCAAAGCGAAAGAGTGGGGCTTTGACGGAGTGGAGTTCTGGAACTGGGACAACAAGGACCTCTCAACCATTGTTGACCGTGCGGCGAGTCTAGGTCTCGAGATCGTCACGTTTCAGAGCAACCTCGGTGGTACGCTCATTGATCCCAAGGACAGGCCGAGATTCGTAGCAAACATCGCGACGTCCATTGAGAAGGCTAGGAGTGCAGGCGTAAAGCGGCTCTTCTTGCTCACGGATGAGCTGAGTGAGGACCGTTCCGTGAAGCCCTTGCCTTATGAGATTTCCTCTGAGGAGAAGTATGAAAGCGTGCTGGCAGGGCTCAAAGAGCTTGCCCCAATCGCTGAGAAGGCAGGGGTGACCTTGGTTCTCGAGCCTCTCAATACGCTGGTAGACCACAAGGGTTATTACTTGAACAACTCCAAGCTCGGATTCAAGCTCATCCGAGAAGTGGCAAGTCCCAACATCCGGCTGCTCTATGATTTCTACCACATGCAGATAATGGAGGGCAACCTCATCACGACGATATCCGAGAACATTGACGCCATCGGTCATGTGCACGTCGCTGACGTGCCCGGACGCCACCAGCCGGGAACTGGTGAAATAAACTACCGTAAGGTTTACGAGGCTCTGAAGCATGCTGGATATAGTGGGTACGTGGGATTTGAATTCGAGCCCACGGGCTCAACTGAGGAGGCTCTTGCTGAGGTCAAGAACATATTCGAGTTCTGA
- a CDS encoding alcohol dehydrogenase catalytic domain-containing protein: MSGMMLAAVFRGEGNLALDEVPVPKISRPDDVLLEVEAASICGTDVHIVAVPPGYIATPNTILGHEYVGKILEVGSGVTHLKPGDRVVVNPNIYCGHCVYCQNHMPNVCENIIAIGIHSDGAFAKYSKVPAQQLHKISPRVPPEIAVFAEPLACVINGTQAARIQPGETAVVLGAGPIGLLFTQMFKAAGAKVIVSEPTELRRKYAGLSGADIVVDPTTENLEGVVRLETGIGADVVADVAGRLFADAVNLARKGGTVLVFGVNAGVRQEIQQCNITFKSLTIYGTWLANATFPQAVKVLETGVLDLGKLVTHKVALTDICKGIELLKSGEGVKIVVYP, encoded by the coding sequence ATGTCTGGAATGATGCTTGCGGCAGTCTTTCGCGGCGAAGGCAACTTGGCGCTTGATGAAGTACCGGTTCCCAAGATAAGCAGGCCCGATGACGTACTCCTTGAAGTTGAGGCTGCCAGCATATGTGGGACGGACGTACATATCGTCGCTGTTCCGCCAGGATACATTGCGACGCCGAACACGATTCTGGGACACGAATACGTTGGTAAGATTCTCGAGGTTGGGTCAGGGGTGACTCACCTCAAGCCGGGAGACCGTGTGGTTGTCAACCCGAATATCTATTGTGGGCACTGCGTATACTGTCAGAATCACATGCCCAACGTGTGTGAGAACATCATTGCCATAGGCATCCACTCCGACGGCGCCTTCGCCAAGTACAGCAAGGTTCCAGCTCAACAACTCCACAAGATCTCACCCCGGGTGCCGCCGGAGATCGCTGTCTTTGCTGAGCCCTTAGCATGCGTAATCAACGGTACCCAGGCGGCCAGGATCCAACCTGGTGAAACGGCTGTGGTGCTTGGGGCAGGGCCCATAGGTCTTCTGTTCACTCAGATGTTCAAGGCTGCGGGTGCAAAGGTCATCGTGTCTGAACCGACCGAGCTGCGCCGAAAGTACGCCGGGCTGAGTGGGGCAGATATCGTAGTTGACCCGACTACCGAAAACCTCGAGGGGGTCGTGCGTCTCGAGACTGGCATCGGTGCCGATGTTGTCGCGGACGTGGCTGGCCGGCTGTTTGCAGACGCTGTCAACCTCGCCCGGAAAGGCGGCACGGTACTGGTATTCGGAGTGAATGCCGGTGTCAGGCAGGAGATCCAGCAATGCAACATCACTTTCAAGAGCCTGACGATCTACGGGACTTGGCTTGCCAACGCGACTTTCCCCCAGGCCGTGAAAGTCTTGGAGACCGGTGTGCTGGACCTCGGTAAGCTCGTGACTCATAAGGTGGCGCTCACCGATATCTGCAAAGGGATTGAGCTCCTCAAGAGCGGAGAGGGTGTGAAGATTGTCGTATATCCGTGA
- the rbsD gene encoding D-ribose pyranase has protein sequence MKKSTLLNSEISRLIADMGHGDCLVIADAGLPVPPGTTKVDVAVKPGVPRFVDVLDAILSELQVERVAIACEMKDKSPDLYERVKSIFDGRITEVSHEEFKAASKNARAIIRTGECKSYANIALYSGVVF, from the coding sequence GTGAAGAAGAGCACGCTTTTGAACTCTGAGATTAGTCGCCTCATCGCTGACATGGGTCACGGTGATTGTCTTGTGATAGCTGATGCCGGACTTCCCGTGCCACCCGGAACGACCAAAGTCGACGTGGCTGTGAAGCCAGGGGTTCCGAGATTCGTTGACGTCCTCGATGCCATTCTCAGTGAGCTCCAGGTGGAGCGGGTCGCGATTGCTTGCGAGATGAAGGACAAGAGTCCGGACCTCTACGAGAGGGTGAAGTCCATTTTCGACGGAAGAATCACCGAAGTGAGTCATGAGGAATTCAAGGCGGCTTCGAAGAACGCCAGAGCCATAATCAGAACTGGTGAATGCAAGTCATACGCCAATATCGCCCTCTACTCCGGTGTAGTCTTCTAG
- a CDS encoding LacI family transcriptional regulator, with translation MTTIKDVAMRAGVSPSTVSRALANSSNVKPETRDRILRAVKELNYTPNALARSLRSRRSKTFGVMIPDIANPFFAELVKAIEASARKYGYNVVLCNSENDKRREIAYLALMREKQVDGLIFTTAGDLAEAINSFQKDSRIPVVLVDREIEGLTADTVVSDGRAGAIDAVRFLIAQGHSKIGCLRGPTHLPTSKHRAEGFVTAMNDSGLEVVPGWVLNCDFSLESGFEAGMRLAKMSGLPSAVFAVNDLAAIGFMQALESSGIKVPDDISVVGFDDVPLSRLVKPKLTTVAQPVRRMGEVAVKLLLQRISGRGRQVKRVVLPTELIIRESVRTVSGS, from the coding sequence GTGACAACTATTAAGGACGTGGCCATGAGGGCCGGAGTGTCGCCTAGCACGGTCTCACGGGCCCTGGCCAATTCATCTAATGTGAAACCCGAAACGCGGGACAGAATACTGCGAGCAGTTAAAGAGCTGAATTATACTCCAAACGCGCTCGCTCGAAGTCTTCGCTCTCGGCGGAGTAAGACTTTTGGCGTCATGATCCCCGATATTGCCAACCCGTTTTTCGCTGAGTTGGTTAAAGCAATTGAGGCATCGGCTCGCAAGTACGGCTACAACGTAGTCTTGTGCAACAGCGAGAACGACAAGAGACGCGAAATCGCCTACCTTGCTCTGATGCGTGAGAAACAGGTGGATGGTCTCATCTTCACGACTGCTGGAGATCTCGCTGAGGCGATTAACAGCTTTCAGAAAGACTCGCGGATTCCGGTAGTCCTCGTGGACCGCGAGATCGAAGGCTTGACGGCCGATACGGTGGTCAGTGATGGACGCGCGGGGGCAATCGACGCAGTTAGGTTCTTGATCGCACAGGGGCATTCCAAGATAGGATGTCTCCGGGGGCCGACTCATCTTCCAACCAGTAAGCATCGCGCCGAGGGGTTCGTCACGGCCATGAACGACTCAGGCCTGGAAGTTGTTCCTGGATGGGTTTTGAACTGTGACTTCTCCCTTGAGTCTGGATTTGAGGCAGGGATGAGACTTGCCAAGATGTCGGGGCTTCCGTCAGCCGTATTCGCGGTGAACGATCTTGCCGCCATCGGTTTCATGCAAGCGTTGGAGAGCTCGGGCATCAAGGTGCCAGACGACATATCAGTGGTCGGATTCGACGACGTCCCGCTTTCAAGGCTCGTAAAACCTAAGCTCACCACGGTTGCACAACCCGTAAGGAGAATGGGCGAGGTTGCAGTGAAGCTTCTGCTCCAGAGGATCTCCGGGCGCGGTAGGCAGGTCAAGAGAGTCGTCCTTCCTACTGAATTGATAATCCGGGAGTCCGTCCGAACCGTAAGTGGCTCCTAG
- a CDS encoding sugar ABC transporter substrate-binding protein, whose amino-acid sequence MKVTRLISIAVVLLLSFSMVASAAQQDLESRVKELAKLAETGKSAVVPGEPMLGLVMAALDHVGWLNIYKGVLMGTAQYRNGLTTFSGQNSAEIQMAEVEDLITKGAKAVILNPVDSAALSAAVVKANQAGVPVITLDRSVTGGKVAAMVESDNRECGRLSVRLMAKAVGNKKVKVLVLQGDLATSAGLERHEGFMEEVKKYPNLQVVSVLPAYWKPEVANAATMDAFQANPDIGAIYLPSDNLYTETVLAALKQLGKLYPVGDPKHVVIVGVDGGPNICDAIRSGYADGSASQDLHGMGKTAVELALKAIKGEKIADPIHRIPPTAITKENVNDPNLWANVKF is encoded by the coding sequence ATGAAAGTCACTCGGCTCATCTCGATTGCAGTGGTCCTCCTTCTCAGCTTCTCGATGGTGGCCAGCGCAGCCCAGCAAGACCTTGAGAGCAGAGTCAAGGAGCTTGCCAAGCTGGCGGAGACTGGCAAGTCCGCAGTCGTTCCTGGTGAGCCTATGCTCGGCCTCGTCATGGCTGCTCTGGACCATGTTGGTTGGCTGAACATTTACAAAGGCGTTCTCATGGGGACTGCCCAGTATCGCAACGGGTTGACCACTTTTTCAGGGCAGAACTCTGCCGAGATTCAGATGGCCGAGGTCGAGGACCTAATCACCAAAGGTGCCAAGGCCGTTATCCTAAACCCAGTTGATTCTGCTGCTCTCTCTGCCGCCGTTGTGAAGGCTAACCAAGCCGGCGTCCCGGTGATCACGCTCGACCGTTCCGTCACCGGCGGTAAAGTGGCCGCTATGGTCGAGTCAGACAACAGGGAGTGTGGCCGTCTCTCCGTGAGGCTCATGGCCAAGGCCGTCGGGAATAAAAAGGTGAAGGTTCTCGTTCTGCAGGGTGATCTGGCAACCAGTGCTGGTCTGGAGAGGCACGAGGGGTTTATGGAGGAAGTCAAGAAGTATCCCAACCTTCAGGTCGTCTCGGTGCTCCCGGCATACTGGAAGCCCGAGGTTGCAAATGCTGCCACTATGGATGCGTTCCAGGCGAATCCAGATATCGGCGCGATATACCTGCCGTCTGACAATCTCTACACCGAAACAGTCCTTGCTGCACTTAAGCAGCTTGGTAAACTCTACCCCGTGGGCGACCCGAAGCACGTGGTAATCGTCGGGGTTGACGGAGGTCCGAACATCTGCGACGCTATTCGAAGTGGCTATGCCGACGGTTCTGCTTCGCAGGATCTCCATGGAATGGGCAAGACCGCCGTTGAGCTGGCTCTGAAGGCCATCAAGGGCGAGAAGATTGCGGATCCCATCCACCGAATCCCGCCGACAGCCATCACCAAGGAGAACGTCAACGATCCGAACCTGTGGGCTAACGTCAAGTTCTAG
- a CDS encoding ABC transporter permease yields MTTKTETAMAQGTRSVGALYVILRYGIYLAFLILCASMAIISPRFLTWQNISNVLLQSSTIGVIAVGMTFIIVAQGIDVSVGAIVALSSAISVALMLFHGLNQYLGLLVMIAGGLIAGFVNGFSVAYLRMPAFIVTLATMQAFRGFTMVVSQGRSWYNLPPVFQAIGFGMIGPVPVTIVVAIVAFIVGHVILSRTVFGQQVYAVGGNPEAARISGINVRRTVLKVYLLGGLFTAVAGILVTSRLNSFWPTMGTGFEFDAIASVVIGGTSLSGGVGFISGTAIGVLLMGVINNALNLLNVSAFYQQVAKGAIIFVAVLVDTLKVMYSKHR; encoded by the coding sequence ATGACCACCAAGACAGAGACCGCCATGGCGCAGGGAACCCGCTCTGTTGGCGCTCTCTATGTCATTCTGCGTTACGGCATCTATCTCGCATTCCTCATTCTTTGTGCTTCTATGGCTATAATCTCGCCAAGGTTTCTGACGTGGCAGAACATCAGCAATGTCCTTCTGCAGTCGTCAACGATCGGCGTCATCGCGGTCGGCATGACGTTCATCATTGTCGCCCAAGGGATTGACGTGTCCGTGGGCGCCATCGTGGCTCTGTCGAGCGCGATTTCCGTCGCGTTGATGCTTTTCCATGGTCTTAACCAGTACCTCGGACTCCTGGTTATGATAGCCGGGGGTCTCATTGCTGGATTTGTCAACGGCTTCTCTGTTGCATACCTCCGGATGCCTGCGTTCATTGTGACTCTGGCGACGATGCAGGCGTTCCGCGGCTTTACGATGGTGGTCTCTCAGGGACGTTCGTGGTACAACCTGCCTCCGGTCTTCCAGGCCATCGGCTTTGGGATGATAGGCCCTGTTCCCGTTACTATCGTGGTTGCGATCGTGGCCTTTATCGTTGGACACGTGATTTTGTCGAGGACCGTATTCGGCCAGCAAGTATACGCGGTAGGCGGAAACCCAGAAGCTGCCAGGATTTCAGGTATCAACGTGAGACGGACGGTCCTGAAGGTCTATCTCCTTGGCGGGCTTTTCACGGCTGTAGCGGGAATTCTGGTCACCTCGCGCCTCAACTCCTTCTGGCCGACTATGGGGACCGGTTTCGAATTCGATGCTATTGCCAGCGTGGTCATTGGAGGCACGAGCCTTTCGGGTGGCGTCGGCTTCATCAGCGGGACAGCGATAGGTGTTCTCCTCATGGGCGTGATCAACAACGCACTGAACCTTCTTAACGTCTCAGCTTTCTACCAGCAAGTCGCAAAGGGCGCCATCATTTTCGTGGCTGTTCTTGTAGACACCCTGAAGGTTATGTATTCGAAACACCGCTAG
- a CDS encoding sugar ABC transporter ATP-binding protein: MQGITKVFPGVVALNNVSLEVRRGEIHALVGENGAGKSTLMNILGGVIQPDSGRILINGTETSIPDPRAAQNVGISFIHQELALFPDMPVVSNLFIEAFQNGRGILNWKRLRSETEEVLSRIGLNVSPTATVRSLRMGERQMIEIARALLRNTKVLVLDEPTSSLTERETKVLFGLMRELASRGVSIVYISHRLDEIFEVCNRATVLRDGQKVGTVDIASTAKMELIRMIVGRDLREMFPKSNVPMNQELLRVEGLTRRGVFEDISFALKAGEIVGITGLMGSGRTELARAIFGLDPVDSGKVKVLGRPISIRGPEDAIRNGFGFVTEDRRNEGFIADKPIRMNIVLASLHKFTKWGWWVDEKAQERAAERQISNLRIATPDSRRWVKYLSGGNQQKVVIGKWLEAEPKIFILDEPTRGVDVGAKAEIHEIMNGLAQKGAAILMISSELQEVLGMSDRILVMRNGRLIADLKRDEATQEAVLALETGGDR; this comes from the coding sequence ATGCAGGGCATAACCAAAGTCTTCCCGGGCGTCGTGGCACTGAACAACGTCAGCCTGGAAGTCAGGCGGGGAGAAATCCACGCTCTGGTAGGTGAGAACGGAGCGGGAAAGTCGACGCTGATGAACATCCTTGGTGGTGTGATCCAGCCCGACAGCGGCCGCATCCTCATCAATGGCACTGAGACTAGCATTCCGGACCCGAGGGCTGCCCAGAACGTCGGGATCTCCTTCATCCACCAGGAGCTGGCCCTGTTCCCCGACATGCCAGTGGTGTCCAATCTGTTCATAGAGGCCTTCCAGAATGGCCGCGGCATCCTTAACTGGAAACGCCTGCGCAGCGAAACGGAGGAGGTTCTCAGCCGAATAGGCCTGAATGTCTCGCCGACGGCAACTGTGCGTTCGCTCCGGATGGGCGAGCGGCAGATGATAGAGATAGCCCGGGCGCTACTCCGGAACACGAAGGTATTGGTCCTCGATGAACCAACTTCGTCCCTCACTGAGCGGGAGACCAAAGTCCTCTTCGGCCTCATGAGGGAACTGGCTTCACGAGGCGTCTCCATCGTGTACATTTCGCATAGGCTTGACGAGATCTTCGAAGTTTGTAACCGGGCGACTGTCCTGCGCGATGGCCAGAAGGTCGGCACGGTTGACATTGCGAGCACCGCCAAGATGGAACTCATCCGGATGATAGTCGGACGAGACCTCAGGGAGATGTTTCCAAAATCCAATGTTCCAATGAATCAGGAGCTACTCAGAGTGGAAGGGCTCACCCGGCGCGGAGTGTTCGAGGACATAAGCTTCGCTCTTAAGGCTGGGGAGATCGTCGGGATAACCGGACTGATGGGTTCAGGACGTACTGAGCTTGCCCGCGCCATTTTCGGGCTCGATCCGGTAGATAGCGGCAAGGTGAAGGTCTTGGGTCGCCCCATCTCGATCAGGGGCCCGGAAGACGCCATACGGAACGGGTTCGGGTTTGTTACCGAGGACAGGAGAAACGAGGGATTCATTGCCGACAAGCCCATAAGGATGAATATCGTGCTCGCCAGTCTCCACAAGTTCACGAAATGGGGTTGGTGGGTAGACGAGAAAGCTCAGGAAAGGGCGGCTGAGCGCCAGATATCGAACCTGCGGATCGCGACCCCTGACTCAAGGAGGTGGGTCAAGTACCTGAGTGGTGGCAACCAACAGAAAGTAGTCATCGGTAAATGGCTCGAGGCTGAGCCCAAGATCTTCATCCTCGACGAGCCGACGCGTGGTGTGGACGTCGGCGCGAAGGCAGAGATCCATGAGATTATGAACGGACTGGCCCAGAAAGGTGCCGCGATCCTGATGATCTCGTCTGAGCTGCAGGAAGTTCTAGGAATGAGCGACCGGATCCTTGTGATGCGAAACGGACGGCTGATTGCAGACCTCAAACGCGACGAGGCCACACAGGAAGCGGTCCTGGCGTTAGAGACCGGAGGTGACAGGTAA
- a CDS encoding sugar phosphate isomerase/epimerase: MREHKFSSVMVAFGACSDRYVLEGYTPKRSFAEMLERARQVPDLTGVELVGGWHLRMETADQDLQQVVDAGFQVSMIIPELWSQGKWGWGTFSSKDPRVREQAISQVKKAMDLAAKVGCSQVSPWFGHDGFDYVFQSDYIKEWDWIVEGLIECADYRPDVKIAVEYKPREPRMHAHVNSVGTALLLIQEVNRPNVGINLDIGHALQGFESMAYDVALIRRFGNKLFHLHLNDNYRTWDDDMMPASVHTLETLELLYWLERTGYDGWYSLDVFPYREDGVEVVTEGIEWYKGMFRLIERIGMDEIGKLIETGNPIRTLSVIRKAILP; encoded by the coding sequence ATGAGAGAGCACAAGTTCTCGTCGGTTATGGTGGCGTTCGGTGCTTGTTCAGATCGTTACGTCCTCGAGGGCTATACTCCCAAGAGAAGCTTTGCCGAAATGCTGGAGCGGGCGCGCCAGGTACCTGACCTCACCGGCGTGGAACTCGTCGGTGGATGGCATCTCAGAATGGAGACGGCCGATCAGGACCTCCAGCAGGTGGTCGACGCGGGATTCCAGGTTTCTATGATTATTCCGGAGCTCTGGTCACAAGGTAAGTGGGGATGGGGCACGTTCAGCTCCAAGGATCCCAGGGTCCGAGAACAGGCGATTTCGCAGGTCAAGAAGGCAATGGACCTTGCAGCGAAGGTTGGATGCAGCCAGGTCAGCCCGTGGTTCGGACATGACGGATTCGACTATGTGTTCCAGTCCGATTACATCAAGGAGTGGGACTGGATCGTCGAGGGGCTTATCGAGTGTGCTGACTACCGACCGGATGTGAAGATCGCGGTCGAGTACAAGCCTCGCGAACCTCGCATGCATGCTCACGTCAACAGCGTGGGCACTGCACTCTTGCTCATTCAGGAAGTCAACAGGCCTAACGTAGGCATCAATCTGGATATCGGCCATGCCTTGCAGGGATTCGAGAGCATGGCTTATGACGTTGCCCTGATTAGGAGGTTTGGCAACAAGCTGTTCCACTTGCACCTCAACGACAACTATCGCACCTGGGATGATGATATGATGCCAGCCTCGGTGCACACCCTTGAGACGCTGGAGCTCCTGTACTGGCTTGAGCGCACGGGATACGACGGCTGGTACTCCCTCGATGTATTTCCCTACCGCGAGGATGGTGTCGAGGTTGTCACTGAGGGCATCGAATGGTACAAGGGTATGTTCAGGCTAATCGAGCGTATCGGAATGGATGAGATCGGAAAACTCATCGAGACTGGCAACCCGATCAGAACCCTCTCGGTGATACGAAAGGCGATTCTTCCGTAG